A part of Eubacterium sp. AB3007 genomic DNA contains:
- a CDS encoding DMT family transporter translates to MMKQGGNNRVLETIFLITMVSLGWGLSFLALALLMEELAPMQVLAARWTITALIFLVLVLLGRIRINLRSRNVLFLFLAGLSEPCAYSILEAYGIKMTSASVSAIFVATVPSMTLILGILFFRHRADKKLVAGLVLAFLGVAIATVFSPTFSMSGTRTGMVLMTLAVVAASMYSLSSARASEDFDATAVTAMMAFEGAFLFDIICLAQGYGLGTFLLPFSSWKLFGGFLFLSVGCAFASYVCYNRLLSYIEAALATNVVGSLSTVIGVVAGVLVTGDVWGWYTVVGLAVTLAGVWLSGMRMKDDLGA, encoded by the coding sequence ATGATGAAACAGGGTGGCAACAACAGAGTACTGGAAACGATTTTCCTGATCACCATGGTATCCCTGGGATGGGGCCTGTCCTTTCTGGCGCTGGCGCTGTTAATGGAAGAACTGGCGCCAATGCAGGTTCTGGCGGCACGATGGACCATCACGGCGTTGATCTTCCTGGTTCTGGTGTTGCTCGGCAGGATTCGCATCAACTTGCGAAGCAGGAACGTGTTGTTCCTGTTTCTGGCGGGGCTTTCGGAGCCGTGCGCCTATTCCATTCTGGAGGCCTACGGCATCAAGATGACGTCGGCCTCTGTCAGCGCCATTTTTGTGGCAACGGTTCCCAGCATGACGCTGATTCTGGGGATTCTGTTTTTCCGCCATCGGGCGGATAAGAAGTTGGTGGCCGGTCTGGTGCTGGCCTTCCTTGGGGTGGCGATAGCGACTGTGTTTTCCCCTACCTTCTCCATGTCCGGTACACGGACGGGCATGGTACTCATGACACTGGCGGTGGTAGCGGCCAGTATGTATAGTCTTTCCAGTGCCAGAGCATCGGAGGATTTTGATGCAACAGCGGTGACGGCCATGATGGCGTTTGAAGGAGCGTTCCTGTTTGATATCATCTGCCTGGCGCAGGGGTATGGGCTGGGGACGTTTCTACTTCCTTTTAGCAGCTGGAAGTTGTTCGGAGGGTTTCTGTTCCTGTCTGTTGGATGTGCCTTCGCCTCCTATGTGTGTTACAACCGCCTGCTCAGTTACATAGAGGCGGCGCTGGCCACCAATGTAGTGGGGAGTCTTTCCACTGTGATCGGTGTGGTGGCTGGCGTGCTGGTCACTGGCGATGTCTGGGGCTGGTACACGGTGGTTGGGCTGGCAGTGACGCTGGCCGGTGTGTGGCTGTCCGGTATGCGAATGAAGGATGACCTGGGAGCGTAG
- the cysK gene encoding cysteine synthase A produces the protein MVYDNVLDAIGHTPMIRLKKMVKPDWAQVLVKFEGLNVGGSIKTRTAYNMICEAEREGILKPDSVIVEPTSGNQGIGLALVGAVKGYHTVIIMPDSVSKERRLLVKHYGAEVRLVHDDGNIGECIDNCVKLAMKFKESDDRVFVPQQFENEANPMVHRHHTALEILEQVAGPIDGFCSGIGTGGTITGIGETLKAQNPDIIIWAVEPENAAILAGGTVSAHVQMGIGDGLIPTVLNQGIYEGICVISDEEALRTARRLASEEGLMCGISSGTNVAAALRMAKALGKGKTVVTVLPDTAERYFSTPLFE, from the coding sequence ATGGTATATGACAACGTTTTGGACGCAATCGGCCACACCCCGATGATTCGCCTCAAGAAAATGGTGAAGCCAGATTGGGCACAGGTGCTGGTTAAGTTTGAAGGATTGAACGTTGGAGGTTCTATCAAGACCAGAACTGCCTACAACATGATCTGTGAGGCAGAGCGGGAGGGGATCCTGAAACCGGATTCCGTCATCGTGGAGCCCACCAGCGGAAACCAGGGGATCGGCCTGGCGCTTGTTGGGGCGGTGAAAGGGTATCATACCGTCATTATCATGCCGGATTCGGTCAGTAAGGAGAGAAGGCTTCTGGTGAAGCACTACGGAGCGGAAGTCAGACTGGTACACGACGATGGAAACATCGGAGAGTGCATCGACAACTGCGTCAAACTCGCCATGAAATTCAAGGAATCAGACGATCGCGTCTTTGTACCGCAACAGTTTGAGAACGAGGCGAACCCTATGGTCCATCGCCACCATACGGCTCTGGAGATCCTGGAGCAGGTAGCCGGTCCCATCGATGGATTCTGCTCCGGTATCGGTACAGGCGGCACCATCACAGGGATAGGGGAGACCCTGAAGGCGCAGAACCCGGACATCATCATCTGGGCCGTTGAGCCTGAGAACGCAGCGATCCTGGCGGGAGGCACCGTGTCCGCCCATGTGCAGATGGGCATCGGGGATGGGCTCATTCCTACGGTGCTGAACCAGGGGATCTATGAGGGGATCTGTGTCATCTCTGATGAGGAGGCCTTGCGTACGGCAAGGCGTCTGGCCTCTGAAGAGGGTCTGATGTGCGGTATATCCAGTGGGACCAACGTAGCGGCAGCGCTTCGTATGGCCAAGGCGCTGGGCAAGGGGAAGACGGTGGTGACGGTACTTCCGGACACTGCCGAGAGATATTTCAGTACACCGTTATTCGAGTAG
- the tagD gene encoding glycerol-3-phosphate cytidylyltransferase has protein sequence MKKVITYGTYDLLHYGHVNLLQRAKALGDYLIVALSTDEFNWNEKQKKCYFTYEERKRLVEAIRYVDLVIPEESWDQKISDIKEFKADVFVIGDDWEGKFDFLKDYCEVVYLPRTPEISTTQIKQNLKNK, from the coding sequence TTGAAGAAAGTCATTACATATGGAACTTACGATCTTCTGCACTACGGACATGTGAATCTTCTGCAGAGAGCGAAAGCCCTGGGAGATTATCTGATCGTGGCTCTTTCCACGGATGAGTTCAACTGGAACGAGAAGCAAAAGAAATGCTATTTCACATATGAGGAGAGGAAGCGCCTGGTAGAGGCGATTCGCTATGTAGATCTGGTGATCCCGGAAGAGAGCTGGGATCAGAAGATCAGCGACATCAAGGAATTCAAGGCCGATGTGTTTGTCATCGGCGATGACTGGGAAGGGAAATTCGATTTCCTGAAGGATTACTGCGAGGTTGTCTATCTGCCGCGTACCCCGGAGATCTCTACCACCCAGATCAAGCAGAACCTGAAAAACAAGTAA
- a CDS encoding aldo/keto reductase, giving the protein MVYREFQNLKLSQYGFGAMRLPVIDGNDGKIDEEQTARMVAYAMEHGVNYYDTAWGYHEGASEVVMGKILRQYPRDSYYLATKFPGYDLSNFPKAAEIFDRQLEKTGHDYFDFYLFHNVNESNIDAYLDPKFGIYDLLMEKKKEGKIRHLGFSAHGDLPVLKRFLEAYGEDLEFCQLQLNYLDWEFQRGREKVELLKEYGIPVWVMEPLRGGRLCNLNEEQKNMLREVHPDDSMATWAFRFLQSVPEVTVILSGASNEEQQAENIETFAEDRLLDEQEREAIEKVAASIQNSKAVPCTACRYCTTYCPQELDIPRLLELYNEHILTTSGGLFGFIAPMALSGMPEEKRPAACIGCRSCEQVCPQQIKISEVLADFEEVLK; this is encoded by the coding sequence ATGGTTTACAGAGAGTTTCAGAATCTGAAGTTATCACAGTACGGGTTTGGGGCTATGCGGCTTCCGGTCATTGATGGAAATGACGGGAAGATCGACGAGGAACAGACCGCCAGGATGGTGGCCTATGCTATGGAGCATGGGGTCAACTACTATGACACAGCCTGGGGATATCATGAGGGTGCATCGGAAGTGGTAATGGGGAAGATCCTACGGCAGTATCCGAGAGACAGTTACTACCTGGCAACTAAGTTCCCGGGGTATGACCTGAGCAACTTTCCCAAGGCAGCGGAGATCTTTGACAGACAACTGGAGAAGACGGGGCATGACTATTTCGACTTCTATCTGTTCCACAATGTAAACGAGTCTAATATCGATGCGTATCTGGACCCGAAGTTTGGGATCTACGACCTGTTGATGGAGAAGAAGAAGGAAGGGAAGATCCGTCATCTGGGATTCTCTGCCCACGGCGATCTGCCGGTGCTGAAGCGGTTCCTGGAAGCGTATGGAGAGGATTTGGAGTTCTGCCAGTTGCAGCTGAACTATCTGGACTGGGAGTTCCAGAGAGGCAGAGAGAAGGTAGAACTGCTGAAGGAGTACGGAATTCCGGTATGGGTCATGGAGCCCCTGCGGGGCGGAAGGCTTTGTAACCTGAACGAGGAACAGAAGAATATGCTGCGGGAAGTACATCCGGATGATAGCATGGCAACCTGGGCGTTCCGGTTCCTGCAGTCTGTTCCGGAGGTCACCGTGATCCTGTCTGGCGCGTCCAACGAGGAGCAGCAGGCAGAGAACATCGAGACTTTCGCGGAGGATCGGCTGCTGGACGAGCAGGAGAGAGAGGCAATTGAGAAGGTCGCCGCTTCGATCCAAAACAGCAAGGCCGTCCCCTGTACCGCCTGCCGGTACTGCACTACTTACTGTCCACAGGAGTTGGATATTCCGCGGCTTCTGGAACTGTACAACGAGCATATACTGACCACGTCGGGCGGGCTGTTCGGATTTATCGCCCCTATGGCACTGTCCGGTATGCCGGAGGAGAAGAGGCCTGCTGCCTGTATCGGATGCCGGAGCTGCGAGCAGGTATGTCCGCAGCAGATCAAGATCTCAGAGGTACTGGCAGACTTTGAAGAGGTGCTGAAATAG
- a CDS encoding LTA synthase family protein — MDNKGKGLIANVRKELSLRKVVAIILLLACMCFIYTQREGLRYLQSYFNGEEVHKLTPKEYKPYRGSANYEKRKAVEDDYLRYLFDVPTERIVSMKGSKTATQTFTAQDSLLRQVRLTFHNPSTTLTEGRVEVSIRDKNGKTIASSSLAANLVVNDAKSVFDFMMSSDALNADEIVGNKAKASTSELAGKAVQKGQKYTVVIKTKKVKTPSEFGLCLGNEAYDDAEETKVAGKTYKDYRFFMGITYIHTTWLIFFVFMFGFLMAILFILLPWQYLSECLGRKFGRDIDLNKWILRIMCVLTPFLLLWMNYKVAGLKLAKILHHANKMEGHLNLLLIGLMVVAIYLICNRTKLTTLLSTAIGFVFAFTNYLLILFRDQPLMATDFSSFGTAMDVAANYTVTFSKGSLWIITVAAIWFLVAFGMRSYKGLPLKGRLAILLITAVWAGSMYYLLFISTFLKDNEIYVSGFKPKWDYENHGYALAFMITATTARVHKPHGYSVEEAEKIMARYQSDPASDKAVVSTKTPNIIVVMNEAFSELKANGDFETKGEYMPYFNSLKENTIRGVLHPSIFGGSTANTEFEFLTGDTTAYMPFHTVPYNNYVKEGMPSLTTTLRDSGYQELTAFHPGMSNSYNRDVVYPNLGFEKFISLEDMKNPKKLRAYVSDDCDFKTIIKEYKKYKKTGNVAPWFMFNVTIQNHSDFKISSGIVPQEVAITDSEVNEEQAVQYLNLIKISDDAFGDLIEYFKTVDEPTVVVMFGDHQPRVGNAFYRALAKRLKGKESSFQIEERKYRVPFVMWANYDIPEQDGVELSANYMAPYLLQSIGGRLTGYDKFLLDLHKTVPVNSAICYKGDDGVLYEPDAESKYSKRLEEYKLVQYNNIIDYKNRVDKFFFLNKGGEK, encoded by the coding sequence ATGGATAACAAGGGAAAGGGACTTATTGCGAACGTGCGGAAGGAACTCAGCCTGCGCAAGGTAGTGGCTATCATCCTGCTTTTGGCATGCATGTGTTTCATCTATACTCAGCGAGAGGGGCTTCGGTATCTCCAGTCATATTTTAATGGAGAGGAAGTACATAAGCTGACCCCCAAGGAATACAAACCCTATCGGGGCAGTGCCAACTATGAGAAGAGAAAGGCCGTGGAGGACGATTATCTGCGGTATCTTTTTGATGTACCAACAGAGCGGATCGTTTCCATGAAAGGCAGCAAGACAGCGACGCAGACCTTTACCGCGCAGGATTCTTTGCTGCGGCAGGTGCGTCTCACCTTCCACAACCCGTCCACCACGTTGACGGAGGGGCGAGTTGAGGTCTCCATCCGTGACAAGAACGGAAAGACTATTGCCTCCTCGTCATTGGCAGCCAATCTGGTGGTCAACGATGCCAAGTCGGTATTCGATTTTATGATGAGCAGCGACGCGCTCAACGCCGACGAAATCGTGGGCAACAAAGCCAAGGCCTCTACTTCGGAGCTGGCCGGGAAGGCCGTCCAGAAGGGGCAGAAGTACACAGTGGTCATCAAGACCAAGAAGGTCAAGACGCCCAGCGAGTTCGGTCTGTGCCTGGGAAATGAAGCCTATGATGATGCAGAGGAGACGAAGGTCGCCGGGAAGACTTACAAGGACTACCGGTTCTTCATGGGAATCACCTACATCCATACCACCTGGCTGATCTTTTTTGTGTTCATGTTTGGCTTCCTGATGGCGATCCTGTTCATCCTGCTTCCCTGGCAGTACTTGAGTGAGTGCCTGGGGCGGAAGTTCGGACGCGATATCGACCTGAACAAGTGGATCCTGCGGATTATGTGTGTGTTGACGCCTTTCCTGCTGCTGTGGATGAACTACAAGGTAGCGGGGCTGAAGCTCGCCAAGATCCTTCACCATGCTAATAAAATGGAGGGACATCTGAACCTTCTGCTCATCGGACTCATGGTGGTGGCGATCTACCTGATCTGCAACCGCACCAAACTGACCACCTTACTGAGTACGGCAATAGGCTTTGTGTTTGCGTTCACCAATTACCTGTTGATCCTATTCCGGGACCAGCCGCTGATGGCGACAGACTTCTCATCCTTCGGGACAGCGATGGACGTGGCAGCCAACTACACGGTGACCTTCAGCAAGGGATCCCTGTGGATCATCACCGTAGCAGCGATTTGGTTTCTGGTGGCTTTCGGCATGCGTTCCTACAAGGGCCTTCCGCTGAAGGGCAGACTGGCGATCCTGCTGATCACCGCTGTCTGGGCGGGGAGCATGTATTACCTGCTCTTCATCAGCACCTTCCTGAAGGACAACGAGATCTATGTGTCCGGATTCAAGCCCAAGTGGGACTATGAGAACCACGGCTACGCGTTGGCCTTCATGATCACTGCCACCACTGCCAGGGTGCATAAGCCCCACGGTTACTCAGTGGAGGAAGCGGAAAAAATCATGGCCAGGTACCAGTCAGACCCCGCCAGCGACAAGGCCGTTGTGTCTACCAAGACCCCCAACATCATCGTCGTCATGAACGAGGCTTTCTCGGAATTGAAGGCTAACGGGGACTTTGAGACCAAGGGCGAATATATGCCGTATTTCAACAGCCTGAAAGAGAATACCATCCGCGGAGTCCTGCATCCGTCTATCTTTGGAGGAAGCACGGCCAACACGGAGTTCGAGTTCCTCACCGGAGATACCACGGCATATATGCCGTTCCACACGGTGCCATATAACAACTACGTTAAGGAAGGGATGCCGTCTCTGACAACAACGTTGCGGGATTCTGGCTATCAGGAATTGACAGCGTTCCATCCGGGGATGAGTAACTCTTATAACCGGGATGTGGTATACCCCAATCTGGGCTTTGAGAAGTTTATATCCCTGGAAGATATGAAGAATCCGAAGAAGCTTCGGGCTTATGTCTCCGATGATTGTGACTTCAAGACGATCATCAAGGAATACAAGAAATACAAGAAAACCGGAAACGTGGCTCCCTGGTTCATGTTCAACGTGACGATCCAGAACCACAGTGATTTCAAGATCAGCAGCGGGATCGTGCCTCAGGAGGTGGCCATCACCGACAGTGAGGTGAACGAGGAACAGGCGGTCCAGTACCTGAACCTGATCAAGATTTCAGACGACGCTTTTGGAGACCTGATCGAGTACTTCAAGACTGTGGATGAGCCAACTGTCGTGGTGATGTTCGGTGACCACCAGCCCAGAGTGGGGAACGCCTTTTACCGGGCCCTTGCCAAACGGCTGAAAGGAAAGGAGAGTTCCTTCCAGATCGAAGAACGTAAGTACAGAGTGCCCTTCGTGATGTGGGCCAACTACGACATTCCAGAGCAGGATGGTGTGGAGCTTTCGGCGAACTACATGGCGCCGTATCTGCTCCAGAGCATCGGCGGCCGGCTGACCGGCTATGACAAGTTCCTGTTGGATCTGCACAAAACCGTTCCAGTGAACTCCGCTATCTGCTACAAGGGCGACGACGGCGTGCTCTATGAGCCGGATGCAGAGTCCAAGTACAGCAAGAGGTTGGAGGAGTATAAGCTGGTACAGTACAACAACATCATCGACTACAAGAACCGTGTGGACAAGTTCTTCTTCCTGAATAAGGGCGGAGAGAAATAG
- a CDS encoding sulfatase-like hydrolase/transferase has product MIKKAFGALKEEFGLKKVIAILILLASMGFLLTQNDGLKYSSNYFNNEHISQITHREYLPYKRNDEKMQKVKDDELRYKLNIGTTNLADMRGNSVCEQTFQAQEKQVKSANLVFISSAGAQTSGEVLVEIIDKNGKTLCSSVMPAGSVKHNTPTLFDFVEDNSKVNKAKLLQGKFHMEKLKGRPINKGEEYTLRVSAKNVKSPGTFGICLTGEKYNDDFKLTVNGEDQGQTRLFATIAYIHLPKLIVAIFVLGYLLGLLLVLLPLKHISEVLSRRWKREIDLNKWILRCMYVVMPFMLYWMNGKAMGSRLVSILQLLRSVYGLWNIAVLIGLWLLVYLICNRTKYSVIILTVIGFIFATANYLLVMFRNQPLSAADFLSIGTAMDVAASYSLVFTKQFLWIVVFATLFIAVPIGLTSYKGLSLKKRGVLLLVTAVLCGSGYYTLYETNYLQKNGLFVSGFDPSRSYKYKGAAFCFVMTTTQIKVEKPEGYSAEEAAKIMAEYPSDPAPKTTVPTKQQPNVIAIMNESFSDLGINGELKTSGPYMPYFYSLKENAVHGIMHASVFGGGTANSEFEFLTGNSMGFIPFRTVPYTIYIREDAPSLATTMKDSGYCGNIAFHPGHVTSYNRDNVYPKLGFDEFISLDKLQNPKRIRAFVSDAYDFDVIKQQYEQQRASGKKDPFFLFNVTIQNHGQYMTANGMVPRSIDVEDSAIKSDEQTEQFINLMKLSDDAFKDLVEYFKKVKEPTVILMFGDHQPNVGDLFFDTMKDRMDPNMDPVEKSETRYKVPFIIWANYDIQEKDDVEISANYLRPYLLQTVGASMTGHDKFLMDTYKQIPVRTANCFRGANGVLYPYSASSPYDEAMRKYQIVQYNNLVDQKNRVNDFFYLKKEQKGNN; this is encoded by the coding sequence ATGATAAAAAAAGCGTTTGGCGCCCTAAAGGAAGAGTTTGGCCTGAAGAAAGTCATCGCCATTCTCATCCTTTTGGCCAGTATGGGGTTCCTGCTGACGCAGAACGATGGTCTGAAATACAGCAGCAACTACTTTAACAACGAGCACATCAGCCAGATCACCCACAGAGAATATCTTCCCTACAAGCGGAACGATGAAAAGATGCAGAAGGTGAAGGATGATGAGCTTCGGTACAAACTGAATATCGGAACGACAAACCTGGCAGATATGCGAGGAAACAGCGTCTGCGAGCAGACCTTCCAGGCCCAGGAGAAGCAGGTCAAGAGTGCCAATCTGGTGTTTATCAGCAGCGCCGGTGCCCAGACCAGCGGAGAAGTACTGGTGGAGATCATCGACAAGAATGGGAAGACACTGTGCTCCTCCGTTATGCCGGCGGGGTCAGTGAAACATAACACACCCACGCTGTTCGACTTTGTGGAAGACAACAGTAAGGTGAACAAGGCGAAGCTTCTCCAGGGGAAATTCCACATGGAGAAGCTGAAGGGCCGTCCCATCAACAAGGGAGAGGAATACACTCTGCGTGTCAGCGCAAAGAACGTGAAGAGCCCTGGCACCTTTGGGATCTGCCTGACCGGGGAGAAATATAATGACGACTTCAAGCTCACGGTGAACGGGGAAGATCAGGGCCAGACCCGACTGTTTGCCACCATCGCCTACATCCATCTGCCCAAGCTGATCGTTGCGATCTTTGTGTTGGGATATCTGCTGGGCTTGCTGCTCGTGTTGCTGCCGCTGAAACACATCAGCGAGGTACTAAGCCGGCGGTGGAAGCGAGAGATCGACCTGAACAAGTGGATCCTGCGCTGCATGTATGTGGTGATGCCGTTCATGCTCTACTGGATGAACGGAAAAGCCATGGGTTCCAGACTCGTGTCCATACTGCAGCTGCTTCGATCTGTCTACGGGCTCTGGAACATCGCCGTACTCATCGGCCTGTGGCTGTTGGTCTATCTGATCTGCAACCGCACCAAGTACTCGGTGATCATTCTGACCGTGATCGGATTCATATTCGCCACCGCCAACTACCTGTTGGTGATGTTCCGGAACCAGCCGCTGTCCGCAGCGGATTTCCTGTCCATCGGAACCGCCATGGACGTGGCCGCCAGCTATTCTCTGGTGTTCACAAAGCAATTCCTGTGGATCGTAGTGTTCGCCACCCTGTTCATCGCGGTGCCCATCGGTCTCACCTCCTACAAGGGGCTTTCCCTGAAGAAGCGTGGAGTACTGCTTCTGGTGACAGCGGTCCTGTGCGGTTCGGGATACTACACGCTCTATGAGACCAATTATCTGCAGAAGAATGGACTCTTCGTGTCCGGGTTCGATCCCAGTCGAAGCTACAAGTACAAGGGGGCAGCGTTCTGCTTTGTGATGACCACCACCCAGATCAAGGTGGAGAAGCCAGAGGGATATTCGGCAGAGGAAGCTGCGAAGATTATGGCAGAGTATCCGTCAGATCCTGCGCCGAAAACGACTGTGCCAACAAAGCAGCAGCCTAATGTTATCGCCATCATGAACGAGTCGTTCTCCGACCTGGGGATCAATGGAGAGCTGAAGACCTCCGGACCGTACATGCCCTATTTCTACAGCCTGAAGGAAAACGCTGTTCACGGAATCATGCACGCCTCTGTGTTTGGTGGAGGAACAGCCAACTCGGAGTTTGAGTTCCTGACCGGAAACAGCATGGGCTTCATTCCCTTCCGGACAGTACCGTACACCATTTACATCCGGGAGGATGCGCCTTCGCTGGCAACCACCATGAAGGATTCCGGGTACTGCGGCAATATCGCATTCCATCCGGGGCATGTGACATCCTATAACCGGGATAACGTTTATCCGAAACTGGGATTTGATGAGTTCATCAGTCTGGATAAGCTCCAGAATCCTAAGCGGATCCGGGCATTCGTGTCAGATGCCTATGACTTTGATGTGATCAAGCAACAGTACGAGCAGCAACGCGCAAGCGGGAAGAAGGATCCATTCTTCCTGTTCAACGTCACCATCCAGAACCACGGGCAGTACATGACCGCCAACGGCATGGTGCCCCGGAGCATCGATGTGGAGGATAGCGCCATCAAGAGCGACGAGCAGACCGAACAGTTCATCAACCTGATGAAACTTTCTGACGATGCTTTCAAGGATCTGGTGGAGTATTTCAAGAAGGTGAAGGAGCCAACGGTGATCCTGATGTTTGGTGATCATCAGCCTAACGTAGGAGATCTGTTCTTCGACACCATGAAAGACCGCATGGATCCGAATATGGATCCGGTGGAGAAGAGCGAGACCAGATACAAGGTGCCCTTCATCATCTGGGCCAATTATGATATCCAGGAGAAGGATGACGTAGAGATCAGCGCCAACTATCTGCGGCCGTATCTGCTGCAGACGGTGGGCGCCAGCATGACAGGCCATGACAAGTTCCTGATGGACACGTACAAGCAGATTCCGGTGAGAACGGCCAACTGCTTCCGCGGGGCCAACGGTGTGCTGTACCCGTACAGCGCATCCTCCCCATATGACGAAGCGATGCGAAAATATCAGATCGTCCAGTACAACAATCTGGTGGATCAGAAGAACCGGGTCAACGATTTCTTCTATCTTAAGAAAGAACAGAAAGGGAATAACTGA
- a CDS encoding CDP-glycerol glycerophosphotransferase family protein: MSLKRDIYKQIVHIAKGYARNHEGFRKWAKKLNYDVKLKKYQRLAKKTPTDPKLIYFNTFKGGAYSDSPKAIYEELLKDPRFDDYRFVWTFEEPESYRFLEKNPRTTVVQRTEKEEIDAINRAGWWITNYRMFDFYVPKKDQVYVQCWHGTPLKRLGYDITAGDNAMNSAEEIWEKYERDTKRFKYLISPTRWVSEKFTTAWNLKAFGKEDAIIEEGYPRNDRLINAGPEEVRALKEQLGLADIGDRKIILYAPTWRDNQYTNGVGYTYKTEVDFDKLQRELGEDYVILFRAHYLVANEFDFRKYEGFIYDVSKHDDINDLYLVADLLVTDYSSVFFDYANLRRPIIYYMYDMDYYRDGLRGFYLSLDELPGPIVKEEDGLIASIRDLSENFQVDEKYRAFNDKFNYLDDGNATRRVIEKIFFSK; this comes from the coding sequence ATGAGTCTGAAACGGGACATTTACAAGCAGATCGTGCACATTGCCAAGGGGTACGCGAGGAACCATGAGGGGTTTCGAAAGTGGGCCAAGAAACTCAATTACGATGTGAAACTGAAGAAGTACCAGCGACTGGCGAAGAAGACACCTACCGACCCGAAGCTGATCTATTTCAACACCTTCAAGGGAGGCGCCTATAGCGACAGTCCCAAGGCCATCTACGAGGAATTGCTGAAGGACCCCCGTTTCGATGATTATCGGTTCGTCTGGACCTTCGAAGAGCCGGAATCGTACCGGTTCCTGGAGAAGAACCCTCGGACCACCGTTGTTCAGCGGACAGAGAAGGAGGAAATCGACGCCATCAACCGAGCTGGCTGGTGGATCACCAATTACCGCATGTTCGATTTCTACGTCCCCAAGAAGGATCAGGTGTATGTCCAGTGCTGGCACGGAACTCCGCTGAAGCGACTGGGATACGACATCACCGCCGGGGATAACGCCATGAACTCCGCTGAGGAGATCTGGGAAAAGTACGAGCGAGACACCAAGCGGTTCAAGTACCTGATCTCGCCCACCCGTTGGGTCAGTGAGAAGTTCACCACCGCCTGGAACCTGAAGGCATTTGGCAAGGAGGACGCCATCATCGAGGAAGGCTACCCCAGAAACGATCGGCTCATCAACGCCGGCCCGGAGGAGGTCAGGGCGCTGAAGGAACAGTTGGGACTGGCAGACATCGGTGATCGGAAGATCATCCTGTACGCTCCCACCTGGAGGGACAATCAGTACACCAATGGAGTGGGATACACCTACAAGACAGAAGTGGATTTTGACAAGTTGCAGCGAGAACTCGGGGAGGATTACGTGATTCTCTTCCGCGCCCACTATCTGGTGGCCAACGAGTTCGACTTCCGGAAATACGAAGGCTTCATCTACGATGTGTCCAAGCACGATGATATCAACGATCTGTACCTGGTGGCGGATCTTCTGGTGACAGACTATTCCAGTGTGTTCTTTGACTACGCCAACCTGCGAAGACCCATCATCTATTATATGTATGACATGGATTACTACCGGGATGGCCTGCGTGGGTTCTACCTTTCTCTGGATGAGTTGCCGGGCCCCATCGTCAAGGAAGAAGATGGTCTGATCGCGTCGATCCGTGATCTGTCTGAGAACTTCCAGGTGGATGAGAAATATCGGGCATTTAATGATAAGTTCAACTATCTGGACGATGGAAACGCGACCAGACGAGTGATCGAGAAGATATTCTTCAGTAAGTGA
- a CDS encoding helix-turn-helix domain-containing protein, giving the protein MSTGERLRLLRNRKGYSQVKVQMLTGIDQSDYSKIERGMRYPTIEQAKILSRLFETSMDYLYGLTDETQPYPRTPA; this is encoded by the coding sequence ATGTCAACAGGTGAAAGATTGAGACTGCTCCGAAATAGAAAAGGCTACTCACAGGTAAAAGTCCAGATGCTCACAGGCATCGACCAATCGGACTACTCCAAGATCGAGCGGGGAATGCGCTATCCCACCATCGAGCAGGCGAAGATCCTGTCTCGGCTCTTTGAGACGAGCATGGATTATCTGTACGGTCTTACCGATGAGACACAGCCTTACCCGCGCACTCCTGCGTAA